A portion of the Paenibacillus marchantiae genome contains these proteins:
- a CDS encoding DEAD/DEAH box helicase, producing the protein MANFEQLGIRPEWCEILKHQGIAVPTPVQERSIPVLLGGRDIIAEAQTGTGKTLAFLLPIIQKINVSDRSPQALIIAPTRELALQITEEAKKLTANDDKLHVLAVYGGQDVDKQLRKLQNGTQIVIGTPGRLLDHLRRGTLKLDNVKKLVLDEADQMLHMGFLDDVETILSELPHKRQTMLFSATMPKGIRNLAKNYMKDPEDVKVSSKSVIPINQIRQQVLECTDRGKLEALRGMIDTYRPYLAIVFCRTKRRASKLNEDLREAGYASDELHGDLSQSKRENVMKAFRDAKLQILVATDVAARGLDVEGVTHVFNYDMPHDAESYIHRIGRTGRAGGTGLAVTFATQHDRPELARIEEGTNQKLSRIQWTSEGPVASTGANRRSINSQGDEERSGGRSAGTGSARRGAGRTGRSEGGRGGRGGSRGGEGGRSGGRSGGRSGDERSAGRGSARSSSDSSRGAAGQGGRGAGRSGDERSSGWGGRSADKRSSGRSSEGSRRPDSAGRGPAKSDRRDSRRGR; encoded by the coding sequence TTGGCAAACTTTGAACAACTGGGCATTCGCCCGGAATGGTGCGAGATCCTGAAACATCAGGGCATCGCCGTGCCGACTCCGGTACAGGAGCGTTCGATTCCGGTATTGCTGGGTGGGCGTGATATTATTGCTGAGGCACAGACGGGTACAGGGAAAACACTGGCTTTTTTGCTGCCGATTATTCAGAAAATTAATGTATCCGACCGCTCGCCGCAAGCACTGATTATTGCCCCTACGCGGGAGCTGGCGCTGCAAATTACGGAAGAAGCGAAGAAGCTGACTGCAAACGACGATAAGCTGCATGTTCTCGCGGTATACGGCGGACAAGATGTGGACAAACAGCTGCGCAAGCTGCAAAACGGCACACAGATCGTGATTGGTACGCCGGGACGTCTCCTGGACCATCTGCGTCGTGGCACGTTGAAGCTGGATAATGTTAAGAAACTTGTGCTGGATGAAGCCGACCAAATGCTGCACATGGGCTTCCTGGATGATGTTGAGACCATCCTTAGTGAACTGCCACACAAACGTCAGACAATGCTGTTCTCGGCAACGATGCCGAAAGGCATTCGCAACCTGGCGAAGAACTACATGAAAGACCCGGAGGATGTGAAGGTATCCTCCAAGTCCGTGATTCCGATCAATCAGATTCGCCAGCAGGTGCTGGAGTGCACGGATCGTGGCAAACTTGAGGCACTTCGCGGCATGATTGATACGTATCGCCCGTACCTGGCAATTGTTTTCTGCCGGACCAAGCGCCGTGCATCCAAGCTGAATGAAGATCTGCGTGAAGCAGGTTATGCGAGCGATGAACTTCATGGTGATTTGTCTCAATCCAAGCGTGAGAACGTAATGAAAGCATTCCGCGACGCGAAATTGCAAATCCTCGTTGCTACGGATGTTGCGGCACGCGGACTGGATGTTGAAGGCGTAACGCATGTATTCAACTACGATATGCCGCATGATGCGGAAAGCTATATCCACCGGATCGGCCGTACGGGTCGTGCTGGCGGCACGGGTCTTGCCGTGACATTTGCAACACAGCACGACAGACCGGAGCTTGCTCGTATTGAGGAAGGCACCAATCAGAAGCTGTCCCGTATCCAGTGGACAAGTGAAGGTCCGGTAGCATCAACTGGAGCAAATAGACGTTCCATCAACAGTCAGGGTGATGAAGAACGTTCTGGCGGACGCTCCGCAGGGACAGGCAGTGCCCGTCGCGGCGCAGGTCGTACCGGCCGCAGCGAAGGCGGACGTGGCGGTCGTGGTGGTTCCCGTGGCGGCGAAGGTGGACGCAGCGGTGGTCGTAGTGGCGGCCGCAGTGGCGACGAGCGCAGCGCAGGCCGTGGTTCCGCGCGCAGCAGCAGCGACAGCAGTCGCGGTGCAGCGGGTCAAGGCGGGCGTGGTGCAGGTCGCAGCGGCGATGAGCGCAGCAGCGGCTGGGGCGGCCGTAGCGCCGACAAGCGCAGCTCCGGGCGCAGCAGTGAAGGTTCACGCCGACCGGACTCCGCAGGACGCGGGCCGGCCAAGAGCGACCGCCGCGATTCTCGTCGCGGGCGGTAA
- a CDS encoding SulP family inorganic anion transporter: MNTLKQQWFGNIRGDVLAGITVALALIPEAIAFSIIAGVDPMVGLYASITIAIVISIAGGRPGMISAATGAMAVLMVGLVKDYGVEYLFAATILTGIIQFILGIFKVGRFITFVPHSVLTGFVNALAILIFMAQLTHFTGANWIMYAMVAGTLAIIYILPRFFKSVPAPLIAIVIMTIITALLHLDVKTVGDMGNLTSTLPMFHLPNIDWSLNTLMILLPYSFTMALVGLLESLLTATIVDEMTETKSSKNREVRGQGIANFVNGLFGGMGGCAMIGQSVINVKSGGRGRLSTFTAGAFLAILLLLLSGVVKEVPMGALVGVMFMVCIGTFDWSSIKNIARVPRAEAFVMVVTVAIVVYTHDLSIGVMVGVVLSVLHFGWKQTKIRVQAYEEQGQKVYRVHGPFFFGSSSRFVDEFNAEADPQEITIDFGGSHIWDNTAVVAIGKVKFKYAKLGKTVHLRGLNEESSRLLEKSGFATVQGHSS; this comes from the coding sequence ATGAATACTTTAAAACAACAATGGTTTGGTAACATTCGCGGGGACGTGCTGGCAGGTATTACGGTAGCGCTGGCGCTTATTCCGGAAGCCATTGCCTTCTCGATCATTGCGGGTGTCGATCCGATGGTGGGATTGTATGCTTCGATTACGATTGCCATCGTGATCTCGATTGCGGGCGGAAGACCGGGCATGATCTCGGCCGCAACGGGCGCTATGGCGGTACTGATGGTGGGACTCGTCAAGGATTATGGCGTGGAATATCTGTTCGCCGCTACAATTCTGACAGGTATAATCCAGTTTATTTTGGGGATTTTCAAGGTTGGTCGGTTTATCACATTTGTGCCTCATTCGGTACTGACCGGGTTTGTGAACGCGCTGGCGATTCTGATCTTTATGGCTCAGCTGACCCATTTCACAGGTGCGAACTGGATCATGTATGCGATGGTAGCGGGTACGCTGGCGATCATTTATATTTTGCCACGGTTTTTCAAAAGTGTTCCGGCTCCACTGATTGCCATTGTGATTATGACGATCATTACGGCGCTATTACATCTGGACGTCAAAACTGTAGGGGATATGGGGAATCTGACCAGTACCCTGCCTATGTTCCATCTGCCGAATATCGACTGGTCCCTCAATACGCTAATGATTCTGCTGCCGTATTCGTTCACGATGGCTCTGGTAGGTTTGCTGGAATCTTTGCTGACTGCAACGATTGTGGATGAAATGACCGAGACCAAGAGCAGCAAAAACCGCGAAGTACGTGGTCAGGGTATTGCCAACTTTGTTAATGGCCTTTTCGGTGGCATGGGTGGTTGCGCGATGATTGGACAGTCGGTTATTAATGTGAAGTCTGGTGGTCGAGGTCGATTATCGACATTTACGGCTGGGGCTTTTCTAGCCATATTGTTGTTATTGCTTAGCGGTGTAGTGAAAGAGGTGCCAATGGGCGCACTCGTAGGTGTGATGTTTATGGTGTGCATCGGTACGTTTGACTGGAGTTCCATCAAGAACATTGCGCGTGTGCCACGTGCGGAAGCCTTCGTTATGGTAGTCACAGTTGCCATTGTGGTGTACACCCACGATCTGTCTATCGGTGTGATGGTCGGCGTTGTGCTTAGTGTGCTTCATTTTGGTTGGAAACAGACCAAGATTCGTGTGCAGGCATATGAGGAGCAGGGGCAGAAGGTCTATCGGGTCCACGGACCGTTCTTCTTCGGTTCATCTTCCCGCTTCGTCGATGAGTTCAATGCTGAGGCTGATCCGCAGGAAATCACGATTGATTTTGGTGGCTCACATATTTGGGATAATACGGCGGTTGTTGCCATTGGTAAAGTGAAGTTCAAATATGCGAAGCTGGGCAAAACGGTGCATCTGCGCGGACTGAACGAGGAAAGCTCTCGTTTGCTTGAGAAGAGCGGATTTGCTACGGTGCAAGGGCACAGTTCCTAA